In the Methylomonas rhizoryzae genome, one interval contains:
- a CDS encoding endonuclease/exonuclease/phosphatase family protein, with protein sequence MAAIELLAVENSLSRSKQAQYQVLQFWLVVENRGYDKQVEVYWAGRDGVWQTLSAAYQARRGDGREYWLARVSISNRSGLALPGAVNFALRLRYDGGEIWDNNGGWNYHAPARSGVALAAGLAVQNLAIKQRLEAGQHYLQIKVATRPAQAADKVVIHWSDDNWRTSRQTACRRNRRAKQHSAQIWTARLPVEQAFALEYCLCYRSKLGEVWDNNHGKNYRLSREPLRVLILNLHCYQEDRQDVKLSQIAKAIDEQAVDVVCFQEVAEHWNHGHGDWASNSANIINRRLRRPMHIHTDWSHLGFDKYREGVAILSRYPFRQARSRYVSDSQDPYSIHARKVVMAQLDIPYMGVVNVYSAHLSWWEDGFQHQFERLCAWADSQLGGEVKTTLLCGDFNVAAGSAGYRLVVDGRRYEDQYLAANQIGLFEKIFRVNDAHWQHLLADDYRIDYIFMNKSGDLRVTSARVLFTDWDYGRVSDHCGYLMSFEPK encoded by the coding sequence ATGGCAGCCATAGAATTGCTGGCGGTGGAAAATAGCTTAAGCCGAAGCAAGCAAGCCCAATATCAGGTGCTGCAGTTTTGGTTGGTCGTCGAAAACAGGGGTTACGATAAACAGGTCGAAGTGTACTGGGCCGGCCGGGACGGCGTCTGGCAAACCCTGTCGGCCGCTTATCAGGCGCGGCGCGGCGACGGGCGCGAATATTGGCTGGCGCGGGTCAGTATCAGCAACCGCTCCGGATTAGCCTTGCCGGGTGCCGTCAATTTCGCCTTGCGGCTTCGCTACGACGGTGGCGAAATCTGGGACAACAACGGCGGATGGAACTATCACGCGCCGGCACGTAGCGGCGTGGCATTGGCAGCCGGCTTGGCCGTACAAAACCTGGCGATCAAACAGCGCTTGGAGGCCGGACAACACTATTTGCAGATCAAAGTCGCCACCCGCCCGGCCCAGGCCGCCGACAAAGTGGTGATTCACTGGAGCGACGACAATTGGCGCACCAGTCGACAAACCGCCTGCCGGCGCAACCGGCGGGCCAAGCAACATAGCGCGCAGATCTGGACGGCACGCTTGCCGGTGGAGCAGGCGTTCGCGCTGGAGTACTGCCTGTGTTACCGCAGCAAGCTCGGCGAAGTTTGGGACAACAACCACGGCAAAAATTATCGGCTCAGCCGCGAGCCGCTACGGGTTTTAATCTTGAATCTGCATTGCTATCAGGAAGACAGGCAGGACGTCAAACTCAGCCAAATCGCCAAAGCCATAGACGAACAAGCCGTGGACGTGGTGTGTTTTCAGGAAGTGGCCGAACATTGGAATCACGGCCACGGCGATTGGGCCTCCAACTCCGCCAACATCATCAACCGGCGTTTACGGCGGCCCATGCATATCCACACCGATTGGTCGCACTTGGGCTTCGACAAATACCGCGAAGGGGTGGCGATTTTAAGCCGCTATCCCTTTCGGCAGGCCCGGTCCCGCTACGTGTCCGATAGTCAAGACCCTTACAGCATCCATGCGCGCAAAGTGGTGATGGCGCAACTGGATATTCCGTATATGGGCGTCGTCAATGTGTATTCCGCCCATTTGAGCTGGTGGGAAGACGGCTTTCAACACCAATTCGAGCGCCTGTGCGCCTGGGCCGATAGCCAGTTGGGCGGCGAGGTCAAAACCACCTTGTTATGCGGCGATTTCAACGTTGCCGCGGGTTCTGCGGGTTATCGCCTGGTGGTGGACGGCCGCCGCTACGAAGACCAGTATTTGGCGGCCAATCAAATCGGCTTGTTCGAAAAAATATTCCGGGTCAACGACGCGCATTGGCAGCATTTATTGGCCGATGATTACCGTATCGACTACATCTTCATGAACAAATCCGGCGACTTGAGGGTGACGTCGGCTCGGGTATTGTTTACCGATTGGGATTACGGCCGAGTGTCCGACCATTGCGGCTATTTGATGAGTTTCGAACCGAAGTGA
- a CDS encoding RHS repeat-associated core domain-containing protein, with the protein MGNRTGEDVFDPGQQLVRTRSRAYDILNRLQQDLGSSAGRVTDYEYDAEGNRTANLQPLNRSIHQTYDALNRLADVVDPLGGTTHYSYDGQNRVIGLTDPSNQTTSYTRNGFGEVIQEVSADRGTTSYAYDEAGNLKIRTDARGLAVNYAYDALNRIVSIEAGDDQNKTYIWDNCNNGIGRLCQLTDFANTTEYQYDLHGRVVNKTQTVGSSTLSIAYAYDADGHLTSMTTPTGQTIGYGYANNRISDLSLNGQPLLTDIGYEPFGPVKSWTWSNGQSAYRGYDLDGRLTANDSGPTAAVNLTWDDADRLESASSGAEVQTFGYDDMDRVTDALGNWGQQTFAYDAVGNRLSKSEPSGLTQYGYGANNHRLDSQTGTVNRSYQYDAAGHLLNEGSLGFVYDNSGRLLGAHLSGTPISVYLHNALEQRVAKLTVNGPSVFVYDEAGRLIGDYSESRLTETIWLDDIPVALLKSQSNGSVALAGYIHTDHLGTPRKITDPSSNTLIWQWQGAPFGETAANDDPDGDGNHLAFNLRFPGQYYDTETGKHYNVHRNYDPALGRYIQSDPIGLAGGVNTYTYVRNNPIRYKDPKGLDVSYENTTAVGGLHQRVSVDTPDGQYGQSFGRTGDENDGSLAASSADGPTPDGNGQGMVYQDNRDPTTEVQDIIKTTPTQDAAIKSWLMQQLGNKDYYNPFFNSCRNYSSNTFDTIKEKLNNGDFGE; encoded by the coding sequence ATGGGCAATCGCACCGGCGAAGATGTCTTCGATCCCGGTCAGCAGTTGGTTCGTACCCGTTCGCGCGCCTACGACATTCTGAACCGATTGCAGCAAGATTTAGGCAGCAGCGCGGGTAGGGTCACCGATTACGAATACGATGCCGAAGGCAATCGCACCGCGAACTTACAGCCGCTGAATCGCAGCATTCACCAAACCTACGATGCCTTGAACCGCCTGGCCGACGTCGTGGACCCGCTCGGCGGCACGACCCACTATAGCTACGACGGACAAAACCGTGTGATCGGCCTGACCGATCCGTCGAATCAAACCACCAGCTATACTCGAAACGGCTTCGGCGAAGTGATTCAAGAAGTCTCGGCCGACCGGGGGACCACAAGCTACGCCTACGACGAAGCCGGCAATCTAAAAATCCGTACCGATGCCCGAGGGTTGGCGGTCAATTACGCCTACGATGCCTTAAACCGCATAGTGTCGATCGAGGCCGGCGACGACCAGAACAAAACCTATATCTGGGATAACTGTAACAATGGCATTGGCCGCCTGTGCCAACTTACCGATTTCGCCAACACCACCGAATACCAATATGATCTTCATGGCCGCGTCGTCAATAAAACGCAAACGGTAGGCAGTTCAACCCTATCGATCGCCTACGCATACGATGCCGATGGACATTTGACATCGATGACCACACCGACCGGGCAAACCATCGGATACGGCTATGCGAACAACCGGATTAGCGATTTGTCGCTAAACGGCCAACCGTTGTTGACAGATATCGGTTACGAGCCTTTCGGCCCGGTTAAAAGCTGGACCTGGAGCAACGGCCAATCCGCGTATCGAGGCTATGACTTGGATGGCCGGCTAACCGCTAACGACAGCGGGCCGACGGCGGCGGTTAACTTGACCTGGGACGATGCCGACCGCTTGGAATCCGCATCGAGCGGCGCCGAAGTACAAACCTTCGGTTACGACGACATGGATCGCGTCACCGACGCCTTGGGTAATTGGGGCCAGCAAACCTTTGCTTACGACGCCGTCGGCAACCGCCTGAGTAAAAGCGAGCCATCGGGCCTGACGCAATACGGCTATGGCGCCAACAACCATCGCTTGGACAGCCAGACCGGCACGGTTAACCGCAGTTACCAATACGACGCGGCCGGCCATTTGCTGAACGAAGGATCGCTCGGGTTTGTCTACGACAACAGCGGCCGGCTGCTGGGCGCTCACCTGTCGGGTACGCCGATCAGCGTGTACCTTCACAACGCCTTAGAGCAGCGGGTGGCCAAATTGACGGTGAACGGCCCCTCGGTATTCGTCTACGACGAAGCCGGACGCCTGATCGGCGATTATAGCGAAAGCCGGTTAACGGAAACGATTTGGCTGGACGACATCCCGGTCGCGCTACTCAAATCGCAAAGCAACGGCAGTGTTGCCTTAGCCGGTTACATCCATACCGACCACCTGGGTACGCCGAGAAAAATCACCGACCCCAGCAGCAATACCCTGATTTGGCAATGGCAAGGCGCACCGTTCGGTGAAACGGCGGCCAACGACGACCCGGATGGTGACGGCAACCACTTGGCCTTTAACCTGCGCTTCCCTGGGCAGTATTACGATACGGAAACCGGAAAGCATTACAATGTCCACCGAAATTACGACCCTGCGTTGGGCCGGTATATCCAGAGCGATCCGATTGGGTTGGCTGGGGGCGTTAATACTTACACCTATGTTAGGAATAACCCGATTCGGTATAAAGATCCGAAGGGTTTAGATGTCAGCTACGAGAACACAACTGCAGTAGGCGGTCTGCATCAAAGAGTATCAGTTGATACACCTGATGGCCAATATGGTCAATCATTTGGGCGAACAGGAGACGAAAACGATGGATCATTAGCGGCATCATCTGCGGATGGCCCGACTCCTGATGGAAACGGACAAGGCATGGTTTATCAAGACAATAGAGATCCGACAACAGAAGTACAGGACATAATCAAAACAACACCGACTCAAGATGCCGCTATAAAATCATGGTTGATGCAGCAACTTGGAAACAAAGATTACTATAATCCATTCTTTAATAGTTGTCGGAATTATTCAAGCAATACCTTTGATACTATAAAGGAAAAACTAAACAATGGTGACTTTGGTGAATAG
- a CDS encoding glycoside hydrolase family 57 protein, which translates to MNSGLLCFVLHAHLPFVHHPEYDSFFEENWLFEAITECYLPLLAVLDRLERDKVKCRLTVSLSPTLTAMLDNALLRQRYLRHLERLIELADKEVERTRGQAEFHALALAYQQGFRTAWDSYRNRYQQDLLAGFLHHFRGGRLELITCAATHGLLPLLNVDPVAVRQQVFLGVHAFQSRFGVAPKGFWLPECGYYPGLEQVLHEAGVEYFFVDSHGLLAANPCPGSGVYAPVDCGNGVQAFGRDPDCSRQVWSAQTGYPGDANYREYYRDIGFDLPLDYIGPYILDGATRIDTGIKYYAVSEAGAQKRPYRPDAASRQAQRHAEDFTLKRQRQAAALQAEMPTAPIMVAPYDAELFGHWWYEGPQWLEAVLRLAAAEASGIETVTGGDYLARYPHAFKAVPAASTWGDRGYSEYWLNDSNEWIYPLLHKASADMAKLVGDLARLQVNELQQRALNQALRSLLLAQASDWPFIMKSGTTEDYARKRVSDHLARFNYLHDCLRKNRIDERYLSALEIMDDIFPTIDFRDYRSAD; encoded by the coding sequence ATGAATTCAGGTTTGCTTTGTTTCGTTTTGCACGCGCATTTACCCTTTGTGCACCATCCGGAATACGACAGTTTTTTCGAGGAAAACTGGCTGTTCGAAGCGATCACCGAATGTTATCTGCCGTTATTGGCGGTGCTGGACAGGCTGGAGCGGGATAAGGTCAAATGCCGTTTGACCGTGTCGTTGTCGCCGACGCTGACGGCCATGCTGGACAACGCTTTGTTGCGCCAGCGTTATTTAAGGCATTTGGAGCGCCTGATCGAATTGGCGGACAAGGAAGTCGAGCGCACGCGCGGGCAAGCCGAGTTTCACGCTCTGGCGCTAGCTTATCAACAAGGGTTTAGAACGGCCTGGGATAGCTATCGAAACCGCTACCAACAAGACCTATTGGCCGGCTTTCTGCACCATTTTCGTGGCGGACGCCTGGAGTTGATCACCTGCGCGGCGACCCACGGCTTGTTGCCGCTGCTGAACGTAGACCCCGTCGCGGTGCGTCAGCAAGTTTTCCTGGGCGTACACGCTTTTCAAAGCCGTTTCGGCGTCGCGCCTAAAGGTTTCTGGCTGCCGGAATGCGGTTATTATCCTGGCTTGGAGCAGGTGTTGCACGAAGCCGGCGTGGAGTATTTTTTCGTCGATAGCCATGGGCTTTTAGCCGCAAATCCTTGCCCCGGCAGCGGCGTTTACGCGCCGGTGGATTGCGGAAACGGGGTGCAGGCATTCGGCAGAGACCCGGATTGCTCCCGGCAGGTATGGAGTGCACAAACCGGCTATCCCGGGGATGCGAATTATAGGGAGTATTACCGCGACATCGGTTTCGATTTGCCACTGGACTATATCGGCCCGTATATTTTGGACGGAGCGACGCGTATCGACACGGGCATCAAATATTACGCGGTTAGCGAGGCCGGCGCTCAGAAACGGCCGTACCGGCCGGACGCGGCCAGCCGGCAAGCGCAACGGCACGCCGAGGATTTCACGCTCAAGCGGCAACGGCAGGCCGCGGCATTGCAGGCCGAAATGCCGACTGCGCCTATCATGGTGGCGCCCTACGATGCCGAGTTGTTCGGTCATTGGTGGTACGAAGGTCCGCAGTGGCTGGAAGCGGTTTTGCGCCTGGCGGCCGCGGAAGCTAGCGGCATAGAAACGGTCACCGGCGGCGATTATTTGGCGCGCTATCCGCACGCCTTTAAGGCCGTACCGGCCGCATCGACCTGGGGCGATCGGGGTTATTCGGAATATTGGCTGAACGACAGCAACGAGTGGATTTACCCCTTGTTGCACAAAGCCAGTGCCGACATGGCCAAGTTAGTTGGCGATTTGGCCCGGCTGCAAGTGAACGAACTGCAGCAGCGGGCCTTGAATCAGGCCTTGCGTTCGCTGCTGTTGGCACAGGCTTCGGATTGGCCGTTTATCATGAAATCCGGTACGACTGAAGACTACGCGCGTAAACGGGTTAGCGACCATTTGGCCCGCTTTAATTATTTGCACGATTGCTTACGCAAAAACCGGATAGACGAGCGTTATTTGAGCGCGCTGGAAATCATGGACGATATTTTTCCGACTATCGATTTTCGCGATTACCGGTCGGCCGATTGA
- a CDS encoding two-component system response regulator: MYKLSGPPKRLLLVDDDPRNIKILEMFVKTAGHDCRGAANGNAALQLCRSWAPDLLLLDIILPDMTGIDIVRILKADPTTADIPIIMLTASADRAACLQALAAGADDYLHRPVDRDELSIRIGNLLRVKERNDLLRERLELVDQLATVAATVPGLIFSMQRRQDGQLSLPFASSAIEDLFGMTPEQVQNDAAGLLAQIHPDDATAFLSAMQVSAQGLTPLSTQWRMHHPIRGERWIECHARPHRIADGGILWHGHAQDISEAKSAERQLRIAAVAFESQDGMVVTDATGTILQVNQAFSTITGLASAETIGKHPLTLQNGHIDENLNRVILQSLRHEGRWEGEVRSRSKDGAIDMLWLSISSVNDRNGRISHYVASLSSISEPRVAQRKILELAMYDHLTGLPNRRLFFDRLHQALLGAHRSGGYGALLLIDLDRFHDINDSHGHETGDNLLIDIGKRIQQQLRGGDSVSRPGGDEFLVLLDEPGSDLLTAAAACDSVVGKMRDAINQPLWIDGLELQITASIGITLFHDHDSQSPEKLLKQAELALYQAKQSGRDNFRFFEMSMQETLLTRTRIESGLRLALRDGHLLLFYQPQVASDGKLLGAEALIRWQPPQQALISPALFIPIAENSTIILAIGHWILTTACRQLVAWSQDPATRQLVLAVNISARQLLDPGLEQMVKDILEQTGANPTLLKLELTESAVLGNIESAISTMHKIKALGVSFSMDDFGTGYSSLTNLKRLPLDQIKIDQSFVRDIPADQDDYAIVSAIIGMGNSLRLQVIAEGVETLTQFNALAELGCDAYQGYLFGKPGPAEMLEAIARQRCG; encoded by the coding sequence ATGTATAAACTGTCCGGTCCGCCGAAACGCCTGCTATTGGTGGACGACGACCCCCGCAACATCAAAATCCTGGAGATGTTCGTCAAAACCGCCGGCCACGACTGCCGCGGCGCCGCTAACGGTAACGCCGCGTTGCAGCTATGCCGCAGCTGGGCGCCCGATCTGTTGCTGCTGGACATCATACTGCCGGACATGACCGGCATCGACATTGTCAGAATATTAAAAGCCGATCCGACTACCGCGGACATTCCCATCATCATGCTAACCGCCAGCGCCGACCGGGCCGCTTGCCTGCAAGCCTTGGCCGCCGGTGCGGACGACTACCTGCACCGGCCGGTGGACCGAGACGAACTCAGCATACGCATAGGCAATCTGCTGCGGGTTAAAGAGCGCAACGATTTGCTGCGCGAACGCCTGGAACTGGTGGACCAACTGGCCACCGTCGCGGCAACCGTACCCGGCCTGATTTTTTCGATGCAACGCCGACAAGACGGCCAACTCAGCCTACCGTTCGCAAGTTCGGCCATCGAAGACCTGTTCGGTATGACACCGGAACAAGTGCAAAACGACGCCGCCGGCTTGCTGGCCCAGATCCATCCGGACGACGCAACGGCTTTTCTGAGCGCCATGCAAGTTTCCGCGCAAGGCTTAACGCCGCTGAGCACGCAGTGGCGCATGCACCATCCGATACGCGGCGAGCGCTGGATCGAATGCCATGCCCGTCCGCACCGTATAGCCGACGGCGGCATACTCTGGCACGGCCATGCTCAGGACATATCGGAAGCCAAATCGGCCGAACGGCAACTGCGTATCGCCGCGGTTGCATTCGAGTCGCAAGACGGTATGGTGGTCACCGACGCAACCGGCACCATCTTGCAAGTCAATCAGGCGTTTTCGACCATTACCGGCCTGGCTAGCGCGGAAACCATAGGCAAACATCCCTTGACCCTGCAAAACGGCCACATCGACGAGAACCTGAATCGCGTCATCTTGCAATCCTTGCGTCACGAAGGGCGCTGGGAGGGCGAAGTGCGCAGCCGTAGCAAAGACGGAGCGATCGACATGTTGTGGTTGTCCATCTCCTCCGTGAACGACCGCAACGGCCGAATCTCCCACTACGTAGCCAGCTTATCCAGCATTAGCGAACCCCGGGTGGCGCAACGGAAAATCCTGGAACTGGCCATGTACGATCACCTGACCGGCTTACCGAACCGGCGGCTATTCTTCGACAGGCTGCATCAAGCCTTGTTGGGCGCTCATCGTAGCGGCGGTTACGGCGCCTTGTTGCTGATAGACCTGGACCGCTTCCACGACATCAACGACAGCCACGGCCACGAAACCGGCGATAACTTATTGATCGACATCGGCAAACGCATCCAACAGCAACTGAGGGGCGGCGACAGTGTCTCGCGGCCGGGAGGGGACGAATTCCTGGTGCTGTTGGACGAACCCGGCAGCGATTTGCTCACGGCGGCCGCCGCCTGCGATTCCGTCGTCGGTAAAATGCGCGACGCCATCAACCAGCCCTTGTGGATAGACGGCCTGGAATTGCAGATTACCGCCAGTATAGGCATCACCTTGTTTCACGATCACGATTCTCAGTCGCCGGAAAAATTGCTGAAACAAGCGGAACTGGCGCTGTATCAAGCCAAACAATCCGGGCGAGACAATTTCCGTTTCTTCGAAATGTCGATGCAGGAAACCCTGCTGACCCGCACCCGCATCGAATCCGGACTGCGTTTGGCCTTGCGGGACGGGCACTTACTCCTGTTTTACCAACCCCAAGTCGCCAGCGACGGCAAACTGCTGGGCGCCGAAGCGCTGATACGCTGGCAACCGCCCCAACAAGCGCTCATATCCCCGGCCCTATTCATTCCAATCGCGGAAAACAGCACCATCATCCTGGCCATAGGCCATTGGATACTGACTACCGCCTGCCGGCAGCTGGTGGCCTGGTCGCAAGACCCCGCCACCCGCCAATTGGTTCTGGCCGTCAACATCAGCGCCCGGCAACTGCTCGATCCGGGTTTGGAACAAATGGTCAAGGACATTCTGGAGCAAACGGGGGCCAACCCGACCTTGTTGAAACTGGAATTAACCGAAAGCGCGGTATTGGGCAACATAGAATCGGCCATCAGCACCATGCATAAAATCAAAGCGCTGGGCGTCAGTTTTTCGATGGACGATTTCGGCACCGGCTATTCGTCCTTGACCAATTTAAAACGCCTGCCCCTGGATCAAATAAAAATCGATCAAAGCTTCGTGCGCGACATCCCGGCCGATCAAGACGATTACGCCATCGTCAGCGCCATCATCGGCATGGGCAACAGCCTGCGCCTGCAGGTGATTGCCGAAGGGGTGGAAACCCTAACCCAATTCAACGCCCTGGCGGAATTAGGCTGCGACGCCTACCAAGGCTATTTATTCGGCAAACCGGGACCCGCGGAAATGCTGGAAGCCATCGCCCGCCAACGTTGCGGATAA
- a CDS encoding REP-associated tyrosine transposase, which produces MPNYRRNRIPGGTYFFTVNLLERKSALLIEHIAELREAVRATRQQQPFHIDAWVVLPDHMHAIWTLPSGDDQYSNRWRAIKKAFSKALPKIEYRSQIRIKRHERGIWQRRFWEHTIIDDADYAAHMDYIHYNPVKHGWVRTVKDWPYSSFHRLVAAGIYPLEWTGDISEAFEVGELGG; this is translated from the coding sequence ATGCCAAACTATCGACGCAATCGCATTCCGGGCGGGACTTATTTTTTCACGGTTAATTTGCTTGAGCGAAAATCGGCATTGTTGATCGAGCATATTGCCGAATTACGGGAAGCGGTCCGCGCAACTCGGCAACAACAGCCCTTTCATATCGACGCCTGGGTTGTTTTGCCGGATCACATGCACGCCATTTGGACATTGCCATCTGGTGATGATCAATACTCCAATCGATGGCGAGCTATCAAAAAAGCTTTTTCAAAAGCACTCCCAAAAATCGAATATCGCTCCCAAATCAGAATCAAACGTCACGAACGCGGCATTTGGCAACGGCGTTTTTGGGAGCACACCATTATCGATGACGCCGATTATGCGGCTCACATGGATTATATTCATTACAATCCGGTAAAGCACGGTTGGGTGCGCACGGTCAAAGACTGGCCTTATTCCAGTTTTCATCGCTTGGTCGCTGCCGGCATTTATCCCTTGGAATGGACTGGCGATATTTCCGAAGCTTTCGAGGTAGGTGAATTGGGTGGTTGA
- a CDS encoding diguanylate cyclase, whose amino-acid sequence MNESSLLIVDDEQINLKLIRNLLQRENYLLYEARGGEEALYIAKSKLPDVILLDVMMPDLDGFEVTRRLKADESTRDIPVILLTALDGSENRTKGLEAGADEFLSKPVHVDELRIRVRSMSRLANMHRELRTRTEVGRRLLKLPAENDFPDMDSILLAENDPALAKLLTGVLEQAGFYVFIAESEAELWEVLTQILPGLIILGLDLPENSNLQLLRSLKRTPGLQDIPILEIAADCEPQQKLDCLAQGADDYLSKPVNSDELVARSKAALRRAETLQQIKREYERLCIDTITDALTGALNRRYLDADLAHRTGELSRYPGKSLGVAMLDIDHFKYVNDQYGHVVGDQVLKHIAKLVQRQLRASDYLARYGGEEFCLIMPNTHHDQLLQIAERVRCEMAHNSLQAISNHTVTVSLGVTTYRPGDTAESLLKRADAALYKAKLNGRNQVFGIRAQQL is encoded by the coding sequence ATGAACGAGTCGTCCTTACTCATCGTCGACGATGAGCAGATTAACCTCAAATTAATCCGCAACCTGTTGCAGCGCGAAAACTACCTGCTTTACGAAGCCCGGGGTGGGGAAGAAGCCCTGTACATCGCCAAGTCAAAATTACCGGACGTGATTTTATTGGACGTGATGATGCCCGATTTGGACGGCTTCGAAGTAACCCGCCGCCTGAAAGCCGACGAATCGACCCGCGATATCCCGGTGATATTGCTGACCGCGTTGGACGGCAGCGAAAACCGTACCAAGGGTTTGGAGGCGGGTGCCGACGAATTCTTAAGCAAACCGGTGCACGTCGACGAATTGCGGATTAGGGTACGTTCCATGAGCCGGCTGGCCAATATGCACCGCGAACTGCGCACCCGCACCGAGGTCGGCCGCCGCTTATTGAAACTACCGGCCGAAAACGACTTTCCGGACATGGACAGCATACTGCTCGCCGAAAACGACCCTGCCCTGGCCAAACTATTGACCGGGGTCTTGGAGCAAGCCGGTTTTTACGTGTTCATAGCGGAAAGCGAAGCGGAGCTTTGGGAAGTTTTGACGCAAATTCTACCGGGCTTGATCATACTCGGCCTGGACTTGCCGGAAAATAGCAACCTGCAATTGCTACGCTCTTTAAAACGGACGCCCGGCTTGCAAGACATTCCGATTCTGGAAATCGCTGCGGACTGCGAACCGCAACAAAAACTCGATTGTCTAGCGCAAGGCGCCGACGATTATTTAAGCAAACCGGTCAACAGCGACGAATTGGTCGCGCGTAGCAAGGCCGCCTTGCGCCGCGCCGAAACCTTGCAGCAAATCAAACGCGAATACGAAAGGCTTTGCATAGACACGATTACCGACGCCTTGACCGGCGCGCTGAATCGCCGTTACTTGGACGCCGACCTCGCGCACCGCACCGGCGAATTGAGCCGCTATCCCGGTAAGTCGCTGGGCGTGGCAATGCTGGACATCGATCATTTCAAATACGTAAACGACCAATACGGCCATGTGGTCGGCGACCAAGTGCTGAAACATATCGCCAAATTAGTGCAACGGCAATTACGCGCGTCCGACTATCTGGCGCGTTACGGCGGAGAAGAATTCTGCTTGATCATGCCCAACACCCATCACGACCAGCTGTTGCAAATTGCCGAACGCGTAAGGTGCGAGATGGCGCACAACAGCTTGCAAGCCATCAGCAACCATACCGTGACGGTAAGCCTCGGCGTCACCACTTACCGCCCCGGCGACACCGCGGAATCCCTGCTGAAAAGAGCCGACGCCGCGTTGTACAAAGCGAAATTGAACGGCCGCAATCAAGTGTTCGGTATCAGGGCGCAACAGCTGTAA